A genomic window from Nosocomiicoccus massiliensis includes:
- the auxA gene encoding lipoteichoic acid stability factor AuxA — protein sequence MYKRFNDHKETIACTLLGVFFLIQGLFILINFKSITNKQDISGEKIKNVFDFINIFFIELKNILGIVFQHSLLITLLSGVVLIGLGLLMFKFAKVMNRTTAYDRRFIVFFFSLTFVMFLWSTFLMSHVYGWSSILFLLAFSVHMIYNVFNEYFDKTYRKAQYLVILFFYSVAYFVTQNSVYSNIDSGLRPTDVLSINMYYTMTWTLALLTLSVGVFLSKSENILKRPVKDEEREMSRVHARRKIKLNVDVNKYFTFMHAVYRVRDKVINAFYNFFEIKPIRWVKVNYFELVFGFLTLIVIFLEFNNRNNVVFEGLFKISNVKYMYEWFNLALTFLLAVLYILFTVLNTLKDKAYNRQMIIIVALWLKVTTSLFITLFRDVELSIFILPLNISLVLLTTPLLLMSIFKTFRGERND from the coding sequence ATGTATAAACGATTTAATGACCACAAAGAAACGATTGCTTGTACGCTACTTGGCGTATTTTTTCTTATACAAGGATTGTTTATATTAATTAACTTTAAAAGTATTACAAATAAACAAGATATTTCCGGGGAAAAGATTAAAAACGTATTTGATTTTATCAATATATTTTTTATAGAGCTTAAAAATATTTTAGGTATTGTATTTCAGCATTCTTTACTGATTACGTTACTGTCAGGTGTTGTCCTTATCGGACTCGGACTACTGATGTTTAAGTTTGCGAAAGTAATGAATAGAACGACAGCTTACGACCGTCGTTTTATCGTATTCTTTTTTAGTTTAACGTTTGTCATGTTTTTATGGTCGACATTTTTAATGTCACACGTATACGGATGGAGCAGTATTTTATTTTTACTCGCGTTTAGTGTACATATGATTTATAACGTCTTTAACGAATATTTCGATAAAACATATCGTAAAGCGCAATATTTAGTCATTTTATTCTTTTACAGTGTGGCATATTTTGTTACGCAAAATAGCGTGTACTCTAATATCGATTCTGGGCTTCGTCCAACAGACGTATTATCGATCAACATGTACTACACGATGACGTGGACACTCGCATTACTCACACTATCAGTCGGTGTCTTTTTATCTAAATCAGAAAACATTTTAAAACGACCAGTGAAAGATGAAGAACGAGAAATGTCACGTGTTCACGCGAGACGTAAAATTAAGTTAAACGTAGACGTCAACAAATACTTTACGTTTATGCATGCTGTATACCGTGTGCGTGACAAAGTAATTAACGCTTTTTATAACTTTTTTGAAATTAAGCCGATCCGCTGGGTAAAAGTGAATTACTTTGAACTCGTCTTTGGATTCTTGACGTTAATCGTTATCTTTTTAGAGTTTAACAACCGTAACAACGTCGTATTTGAAGGGCTATTTAAAATTTCAAATGTAAAATATATGTACGAGTGGTTTAACTTAGCGTTAACGTTTCTGCTTGCGGTACTGTATATTTTATTTACAGTGCTTAATACGTTAAAAGATAAAGCATACAACAGACAAATGATTATCATCGTCGCTTTATGGCTAAAAGTAACGACGAGTCTCTTTATAACATTATTTAGAGATGTCGAGTTAAGCATTTTTATATTACCTTTGAATATCTCGCTCGTGTTACTGACAACGCCACTTCTTTTAATGAGTATATTTAAAACATTTAGAGGTGAGAGAAATGATTAA
- the hutG gene encoding formimidoylglutamase — translation MIKHEYTGRIDSDRKERFHQVVQSYTNETKSDVIVGFMSDEGVKRNKGRVGAKEAPTKIRERMSSMAYMNDVYDIGSIEGTEDLEASQQQLGNVVSKLLQNDNFTVILGGGHETVYGHYLGVRDAFKEEKIAVLNLDAHFDLRKERKSSGTMFYEMLSEDDNIDYYVIGIQQLGNTLTLFETADEFGVKYWTLDEVRQNESLLDTIKGELENYDHVFMTLCMDSVQEGVAPGTSAPSPNGFTAEEVVSTVKYFGTLNNLTSFDVSEVSPPLDINERTSSLAAFIVLTLLTEKNK, via the coding sequence ATGATTAAACACGAATATACAGGTCGCATTGATTCAGATCGTAAAGAACGTTTCCACCAAGTCGTTCAGTCGTATACGAATGAAACAAAGTCAGACGTCATCGTCGGATTTATGTCTGACGAAGGTGTGAAACGAAATAAAGGAAGAGTCGGTGCGAAAGAAGCACCGACTAAAATTCGTGAGAGAATGTCGTCAATGGCGTACATGAATGATGTTTATGACATTGGTAGTATTGAGGGTACCGAAGATTTAGAAGCGTCCCAACAACAACTCGGGAATGTCGTATCAAAACTTCTTCAAAATGATAACTTCACTGTCATCTTAGGTGGCGGTCACGAAACAGTTTACGGGCATTACCTAGGCGTAAGAGATGCGTTTAAAGAAGAAAAAATTGCCGTTTTAAATTTAGATGCCCACTTTGATCTTAGAAAAGAACGTAAAAGTTCCGGCACGATGTTTTATGAAATGCTTTCTGAAGACGACAATATCGATTATTACGTCATCGGAATACAACAACTCGGAAACACGTTAACATTATTTGAAACTGCAGATGAATTCGGTGTGAAATACTGGACGCTCGACGAAGTACGACAAAACGAATCACTACTTGACACAATTAAGGGTGAACTCGAAAACTATGATCACGTCTTCATGACGCTATGTATGGATAGCGTTCAAGAAGGAGTGGCACCTGGAACGAGTGCGCCGTCACCAAACGGATTTACTGCTGAAGAAGTCGTTTCGACAGTGAAATATTTCGGAACGTTAAACAATTTAACGTCATTTGACGTTTCAGAAGTATCACCACCACTTGATATCAATGAGCGTACTTCAAGTTTAGCTGCATTCATTGTGTTAACATTACTCACAGAGAAGAATAAATAA